The Chamaesiphon minutus PCC 6605 DNA window ACCATAAATTGTCGGGCAAACAGTCAACCATAACTCATCGATAAAATTAGCAGCAAATAAACTTGCAGCTAGTTCTGAGCCGCCTAAAAAACAGAGATGTTCGATATTTAATTGTGTTAGTTTTGATTTGACTGCTTGCCAGTCTATATCTCGGCCATCGGCTGTTTCACAGATGAGAACTTTACTAAAACTATCGCGATTTTGCCAATCTTTAGCTCCCTCTGTAGTTGTCAATAACCACCGATCGATCGGTTGACTAAAAAACGGTAATTCTGCGTCGATTTTACCACTGCGAGAAGCAATCAGTTGTGGTGGTTGAGATGGCTGTCCGCGCTCGATTCTAGCGTGAATTAACTCTGGTTTTTGGACTAATACGACACTACCACCATCGCCGAGGGTACCACTTCCGACTAAGATTAAATCCGATCGAGCAATTTGTGCTTCTAGATGTGCCGAATCCCGCTCGGAGCTGAATTTCGGTGGCGATTTTGTGGTATCAGAAATTTTACCATCGGCGGTCATGGCAAGGACGAGAGTTGTTTGCATTGATGTCCTAATTTAAAATATCTCCAGTTAAGATTGCCTAAATTATGTTTAAAAGTGAGATTGAGTCTCCACCTAAAAGGTGGACTATTTTTAGGTTCGGATCTGCATATTGCAATACATGCAAAAAACTCTGCTATGTGCTGACAATAAGCAGATCGCAATCTTAAAAGCTTAATTATTAATTATTAACGGTCGATTATTAATTTTCAATTAGTACAGCCTTTTCAAGACATAATCCGTGAGGTCGAATAAGGCTTGGCGCGAATCCGAAGGTGACAAACCACTTATCTGCGCCAGAGCTAACTGGGCATGATGCTTGGCTAGTTCGCGAGATTTGGCAATCCCGTCGCTACTTCTGACTAAATCCAAAGCTTTGGTTAACTCGGCCTCATCTTCAAATTCGGTGGCAATTAAATCTACGAGTTGCGGGTATTCCTGCATCGCATACAGCGTCGGCGCGGTGAGATTGCCACTTGCCAAGTCCGAGCCAGCAGGTTTGCCCAACACTTCATCCGAAGCCGTAAAGTCGAGAATATCGTCCACAATTTGGAACGCTAGTCCTAGATTACGTCCGTATAAATAAAGTTGCTCGCACGTCGCTGTCGATGCGTCGCTGAGCAAACCAGCCGCTTTGGCACTGTTTGCCAACAGCGAGGCCGTTTTATAATAACTTTTCTCTAAATAGGCTTCAAACGAAAAATCAGTCTCAAACGCATTCAATCCTTGCTGAATTTCGCCCTCAGCTAAGTCCATAATTACCTGTGAAAGGAGTTTAACCACTTCAAGGTTATCGAGGTTGGCAAGATACCAAGAGGATTGTGCGAAGAGGAAATCGCCAGCGAGGACGGCAACTCGATTGGTAAATCGACTGTGAACTGTTTCGATACCTCTACGCGTATCAGCTTCATCTAAGACATCATCGTGGACGAGACTAGCCGTGTGGATCATTTCGGTGATTTCGGCCAGACGACGATGGCGCGGGGTAATTTCTTCCCCTGGCATCGTCGCACGGGCAATCAACAGCACGATTGCTGGGCGCAGACGCTTGCCCCCAGCACCAAATAAATGTTCGGCGGCTGCGTATAAAATTGGGTGACGGGCACCGACTAGATTTTTGAGATTCTCCGTCAAAACTTGCAGGTCAGCTTCAACAGGAGTAAATACGGATTTCACTGAGGTCATCGATCGAGCGGCTCAGAGGATGAGTTTACGAAAGTTTACATATATTCTAAGCTATTTTCCCTCTACATAGGGAATTGGTAAGCAGGGATTGGCTTTTGATGGCGATCGACCGGGCATGAATCTGTTGAGATGAGCGGGTTTTAGCCGATATCGAGCGGTTCGGAAACTGATGTATTTGAGAGGGAGATCTGGCGAACAGCGGGCACAGTTGGCAACCATTGGGCCGCAATGTGAGTAAATTGTGCGGGATCGCCACTGACGAAAAATTCAGTTGGGAGGGGTCGCAGGCGGTTTTGAATGCCGAGGACTTGGAGTTCTTTTGCAGCGGCGGCAACTACAGCTACGGCAGGATTGACAAATTGGATGCTGGGGGGGACAAATTGACGAAATACTGGTTCGAGGTGCGGATAATGGGTACAGCCGTAAACTAGAGTATCGATCGATCGATCGAGTAGTGGTTGAAGATAGTCTTGGGCAATCTTGAGGGTTTCGGGTGCGGCGATGCGGTTATTTTCGACGATGGGGACGAATTCGGGACAGGCAACTTGCCAAACTTGGGCATTTGGATTGGCTTCGCTAATTGCGTGGAGATAGGCATTACTATTGACGGTGGCTGGCGTGGCAATTACTCCAATCCTTCGGCCATA harbors:
- the murI gene encoding glutamate racemase, whose translation is MQDRFTFATKLHSTEIARIGVFDSGVGGLTVLQEIYRQLPQESVLYFGDTARVPYGTRSATEILQFTRQTLEWMVAQQVKMAIMACNTSSALALETVRAEYDLPILGVILPGARTAARYGRRIGVIATPATVNSNAYLHAISEANPNAQVWQVACPEFVPIVENNRIAAPETLKIAQDYLQPLLDRSIDTLVYGCTHYPHLEPVFRQFVPPSIQFVNPAVAVVAAAAKELQVLGIQNRLRPLPTEFFVSGDPAQFTHIAAQWLPTVPAVRQISLSNTSVSEPLDIG
- the sds gene encoding solanesyl diphosphate synthase, which gives rise to MTSVKSVFTPVEADLQVLTENLKNLVGARHPILYAAAEHLFGAGGKRLRPAIVLLIARATMPGEEITPRHRRLAEITEMIHTASLVHDDVLDEADTRRGIETVHSRFTNRVAVLAGDFLFAQSSWYLANLDNLEVVKLLSQVIMDLAEGEIQQGLNAFETDFSFEAYLEKSYYKTASLLANSAKAAGLLSDASTATCEQLYLYGRNLGLAFQIVDDILDFTASDEVLGKPAGSDLASGNLTAPTLYAMQEYPQLVDLIATEFEDEAELTKALDLVRSSDGIAKSRELAKHHAQLALAQISGLSPSDSRQALFDLTDYVLKRLY
- a CDS encoding RibD family protein — its product is MQTTLVLAMTADGKISDTTKSPPKFSSERDSAHLEAQIARSDLILVGSGTLGDGGSVVLVQKPELIHARIERGQPSQPPQLIASRSGKIDAELPFFSQPIDRWLLTTTEGAKDWQNRDSFSKVLICETADGRDIDWQAVKSKLTQLNIEHLCFLGGSELAASLFAANFIDELWLTVCPTIYGGSDAPSPVSGAGFTPETAPKLRLLSVDRVEQELFLHYQVHN